From Panicum hallii strain FIL2 chromosome 2, PHallii_v3.1, whole genome shotgun sequence, a single genomic window includes:
- the LOC112882986 gene encoding uncharacterized protein LOC112882986 translates to MDMRKRSSSPLPSLNAPSLALLLLLVFIAAESSGRHRAKAQVFCRSQFNLANEACSLRTFSGPNPAQPLQLHSNGSSASYEVQADHHDHDHGHAHEREREHTAHRRRHGLGHGGRDPYDTACCRRLMGIDNACICQAMSFLPVFMSKVKHAIKLSPVPGCDVSFECGAI, encoded by the coding sequence ATGGACATGAGGAAGAGATCGTCATCACCATTGCCTTCTCTGAACGCGCCGTCCTTggccctcctcctgctgctcgtCTTCATTGCAGCAGAAAGCAGCGGCCGCCACCGCGCCAAGGCGCAGGTGTTCTGCCGGTCGCAGTTCAACCTGGCCAACGAGGCCTGCAGCCTGCGCACCTTCTCCGGCCCCAACCCGGCGCAGCCGCTGCAGCTGCACAGCAACGGCTCCTCGGCGTCCTACGAGGTGCAGGCGGACCACCACGACCATGACCACGGCCACGCCCACGAGCGGGAGCGGGAGCACACCGCCCACAGGCGGCGGCACGGCCTCGGGCATGGCGGCCGCGACCCCTACGACACCGCCTGCTGCCGTCGCCTCATGGGCATTGACAACGCCTGCATCTGCCAGGCCATGTCCTTCCTCCCGGTGTTCATGAGCAAGGTCAAGCACGCCATCAAGCTCAGCCCCGTCCCTGGATGCGACGTCTCCTTCGAGTGTGGTGCCATCTAG